AATTATATGAGCCTGATTGTGCAAAGCATGGACACACTAGTTTCCAGAGCATACTACATTCTGGTGAATAGCCGTGAATTACAAATTATGCAAAGGAGCATCATAGGAAGTTTACACGCCTAGGATGCCAGTCAAAACAcacataaacatatatatagacaAACATTTGACAGTTACATTACAGAAGAAATCTATCTGAAGAAACATACAAACAGCATGGCACTCGAAATTTTAAAAAGACAATATTTTTCACCGACACTCTGACTATAGCATCTTTCAGAGATGACAGCAGCATCACACACAAGACCCTTAATCGTCCTTGTACTAATGTGATTGGTTGATCAGGCAAGATGCAAAGTAGCCTTGATCTTCTCGAGTAACTGCATCAGCTTCAATCAGCAGACTTGACACCTGAAAGATACACCCGAGATTGTATGACACTAGTCCCAATCAAGAACCCAGGCATCACCATTAGGCCAACTTTAGGCCTCTCTGCACCTTCATCTAGGATGATGTTCTTGACAACACTTTCCATGTGAATTTCGGAGAAGTCACTCCCCTTCTTCACTTGAAAGACCTTGACTTTTGGATCAAAGGAGTATGCCAGCCTGTGCAGTAACCATATCGACTTCGCTAACTTCAGAAATGCTTGATAGAAAGGTGTCCTCGGATGGCCACCGCTCATTACATAGTTTCTCTGATCCATGTTACCAAAGAAAGAGCCTTCCATTTTTGGGTGCACAAGTAATAGGTACTTGCTTCTGCAAAACTTCCCAAAAACCGAATCAGGATTTTGGCTCAAGACATCCAAAGGATCCATGGCTCGTACTGCAAGGAACTGATGGAAGAAAGCCTCATTGGAAACAGTAATGTTAGCAGCCTTAACAGAAAAGCTCTCTTCTTGGAAACCACCAAACATTCTTTGGCAAATATATGACTCGAAAGCATACTTTTTGTGAGCCCTCCTTGTGTAAACCACAGCAGGTTCAATTGCATTAGCAGCAGCATCAAGATCCCACCCTGCAGCTTTCATCATGTTGATCAAAGGCTTTGAAAAATCATGTATAGATTGGTATGCATTATCAACAGCAGATGTAAATAAACTTGGTGTCAACTCGATGGAAAAGTAGTTGTCTTCATCATCAGATTCCTCAGATTCCTTGTTGAGTAAGCCCCTTTGTTTCAGTTTCTTCTCAAGCTTTGATTTCCGAAGTTTAGCCTCATCGATTTGCTGCTGTAAATGTGTTATCTCAGTATCTCTAGTCTGGATTTGGGACTGGAACTTCTTTACCATGACCTCATATGTCTTCAGCAAGTTCTGTTGCTCTTGTATTTCAGAAAGCAGCCGTGCATCTTGAGGTGTTGCCGCTACAGGCTTAGGATTCTTTTCTCTGTAAGCATGCTTGAGCTCTGAGAGCTTCGTGAGCTCCTCTATGACAAGCTGATCTGCAGCCTGGATCTTGTCTGGGTCATATGGGGTGTGAGCTTCCTGCAGCTGAATGTATGCAGACTTTAAAGAGGATATATTGTTGAATATCCTTCCAATCATGGTGTCCATTGAGCCCATGTTCTGATTCATGTTTTCGTCAATTGGTTGAGGATGAACCTTCTGGTTGTTGCTATCATAATTTTGAGACTCCTTAGAGCCTGGCAGTACCATTACTTCTTCCCCACAGGATCAGCTAAATTAGTTGTTTTTAACCGACCAACCGATTGGCATCCACCTGAAAAGATACTATTCAAGTCAGGTCATACATTTACCACTAGACCTACAAATTGCATTCAACAAAAGTTATAACCAGATTTCTTCACCAACATAGCAATGGTTCATATTTCATAAGCAGTTCACATGCTAGCATGAGGCAAAAAAAAGATCCTCGCACAAAGTAAACCACGACAAGCATTCGATTGCTCTAACACATTTAACGTTTCAGCAAAAATTCTCCAGAGATACGACTGCATTCACGCCAAACAAAGGGAATCAAAATTAAACTACAAAATGAAGTTCAACTTTTGCAAAACCTAACATCAATCCAATCGATGGCCGGGTTACCCAAGGGGCACGATACGAACCACATTTTACTCATTCAGATCTTATTCTCCAGAGTCATCTCCAGTaacccaacaattgcaatgGAACAAGGATCCATTTGAAGCCATCTCCTGCGATAGCGCAAGTAGCCTACAGAGGGAAAGCTCATCAATCcctttcctccccctctctcaccCATCTCTCTGCAGTCACACTGTGACAGTGGTCGGCGAGCTTCATGGCTTCACCATCACATAATCCCCCAACCAAATCAATTTTGTTTTCACGGAAACACACGCTACAAGATGCTACTAGTACTCTCTACCACGCATAAAATAAAACGAAATGCACAAAGAACCGGATGCGTTAATTCGACGGGAAGAAACCCAATCCCAAATCGGACGGATTCCGAATCTAAGCCGCCCATCCATCCAGCGGCGTCGAGAAGGTTGGAGTGGAACAAGGGCCAAGGACAGAAGAACGAGGATATACCTTTCGATTCGAACCAGATGGGGGAGCAGGTCGGCCGCGTCGCGCCCCCCTCCGAAACcagctcgccttcgtcgccgtcgcagtCGTCGTCGGCCGTGCGCGCGGGGTAACCGCAGGCCCAGGCCACGCGggaaggaagggaggaggaggaggaggccactctctcggcggtggcggcggcgcgcgcggggaaggACGCTCCGAGCTCGCGCGCCCGCAGATCGGGGGGGAAGACGGAGGCGAGTACGGCGTGTggagtggagagggaggagaggggaaagaggaggaggtgTGGCTGCGAGAAGGTGGAAGGGGCGGAGGGGTAATCTTGTCATTTTcgctcttccttttttttttctgattttccaGGCTTTTTCTTGTCCTATCCGTCTCAAAATGTAAGCGATTTTAGAGGTCGTGACACATTACTAAAAGGACCTATTTAAAGGAGTTTTTAGCAGTTGCATCTTCTCCTATAATCTCTAGCTACCAAAAGCTCTCCCTAACAACCCATCTTTTTACCAAGATTCTAAGAATCTATAGATGTAGAATctggaaaatgaactagaagacagaagctgggttttccagcttctccagattctcaccagctagcttcttagcagttgcttctcagaatcttaagctccaCTAAACATGCCCATAATCTTGTTCTAGACAGATTATTCATATTTAGGTGTCATATctctccaaaatcccttatattttaggacatagGGAATAAAAATCATGTAATACGCGTGGACTCACCCATGAAGGCACAAACGCATATCTTGCCCCTACGAGTACTTTTGGATGTCtgagctgatttttttttttcatattttgagATCACGGGCATAAGTATGAGCACCTTTATAATACTAGACCGGCATACTTTAAGATTGACTAAGTTCACCATGGGCATCTCGTTATTGACGGGTATATCACCTAcaattagctataaatctgaGCTCCGTATCAAGTCTAGGACTTAAACTCGGATAAACTGGTTCCACCATAAGAAATCTAACCAGTTAAGTTACGCTCGTTTCACTGTAAGATAGTAAAATTAATATTCGTGTATGTTGAGAATAATCACAGCAAATCTGATGATTGGGATTTTCTTTCGTTGAGGGTGTATAAAAATAAATGTTGTtggtatgaaaaaaaattaggtttTGGTTCTCATCTCCTGCATGGCCGACATAATTATCACAGCCTCCTAAGGTTAATAGAGTGCCCTATGGTCATTATCAGTACCCTATGGTCCAGAAAATACAGAGTTTGTTATAGTAGAGTAGTACCCGATTATCTCACAACTTAGACGAAGGTATAATTTTCTTGTTGAGCCCTCTTGGAGTTACTAGTAAATAAAGGGACTACtgcctccgtcctaaaatataataacttttggttggatgtgatatattctagtactatgaatctggatatacccctatctagattcgtagtattagaatatgtccTATCCACctaaaaattactatattttgggacggagggaatctTATATATCCGAATTTTTCCCCCAAAAAGTCCTCATCCATGAGCAATTGAACACATTAATATTTTCTTTCCATATTTGCATGAATCTGAGCAAATCTAACTGTCCAAAACTATGTTAaagttatatataaaaattatactaTAGTAAAAtgtaagttacaatgtaattatattgtatttGTGTTTAACCAAGTTACTGAAGAAAATTTAAGACGTGTAGAAAAATCCAAAAAACAAAGTTACAAATTTTGCGGCAACTTATCCATCGCCGACGTCCGAAGTCTAATTATGCTTTCGCCAGTAACAATTTGCAATGGGCCAAATCTGGCCCACTGTAGGTATAATTATTCATTAGGCATGGGCCAAAGCCCAGTCCATGCGATCTGAAGCGGTGTTTGCTTCCTGTAAATTGTACAGGTTTTTACGAGAATTACACAAACAACTGAAGAAATCGTCAAATATTACTAGCCCGGAAGAGCAAACTTGATCTAGCAGCACTGAAAAATCATAAACAGTGACCCGGTAATTGCCAACATTATTTATACGTCACACTGAACAAAATAAATACCTGCAGGCTGCAGTTCATGTACACCCCATTACAAGAATGGAGAATGACTCTAATCACAGcagagaaaataaaacaaaatcttGAACATTTACGACAGATCATACTCTTGTCAGTTTGCATGGCTTTTAATTTGGCCGGATTCTTGTCCTGACAGAATGGATACAGCGAAAACACAGAAGATATGTCCATAATGAAAGCGATGCGAGTTGTATGGTACTACATAATGTACATTGGTACTACATGTTAGTGAATTCCATGTGGTTTTTGCGTACCAGAAGTTCTAGCTCCACTCTGTAACTCAGGAGTCAGACAGTGAAATGATGGCTCAGCTTAAACCATCAGATTTTGAggaaacaaatattttttcacAGGCAGGAATTGAAGTAACATAGCTCCATTTTTTTCCCCACTAGCACCTATACACAATGTTTGAAGCACATTGTTTAAAGCCACAACTTCTAGCCAAATAGTCACAAgtggtggaaaaaaaaaagcaccaacTATACTAATCTGAAGCAGAACTGTGTATTGTATCCCCCCACTTTTTGTGAATTATGCTGGAAAGATTATATCTGATTTGGCCATACTATACTTTTATACCATTCATTTCTCACTAGCTgaaatacaaatattttttttgaaacaacgAAATACAAATAGTGAAAACAAGGATAAATGGTGAGTGAATGGTGGCCATATCAAACTCACAACATTGGCCTGCAAAATTTGACAGTTCTACTGATGAAGATGTCAAAGATCACAGACTGAAAATTGTGGCGCTGTGTTATCCTATCCCCAGTTGGATAACATAGCACCTTGGATATCCAATTTAAGACACAACAGTCACTGAAAGAATTTGGTCGCATTCAGCTGCAGGGCTCCGACACAAGAACTGAACGAACTGATCATCAGAAATCCTCAGGGCATCAGAAACTCACACACCAAAGGCAAATGAGTGCAAGCAAGCATGAAACTTTGTGTTCCATTCTAGTGATTAAATCAACAACAATAAACCAGAGGATAATCTCAAGTTGATATCACCATCCGACAAAACCGTGCACAAACAGAACAAGCTGAAACTAAAaactaaaatttatatatattggggCCATAAAGTGGACATTTTCCAGCACCAAAAGACATAAAACCCACTTTACACTTCCAAGTCCAACCAAAAGGATCCACATTTGCCATTTCCACCACTATGCGCGATCACCTTCATACCATAGCCTTGTGCCATTAAGATAACCAAAAACTATGCATTGCTAAGCCCTAAAGGCCTACATTCCATCATAAGAAactaaaaccttgataactacACAGATACGAAGATTATATTACTGGTTACTATCCCAATTTTTTCAAACCATCCACCATGTTGAGCAGTTAGTAGTACTAAGCATTGAGTATATGATATTATGATCAGAAGGCGCACAACCTTTTTCACCACCTTCCCCAGCGATCACGAATTCAGGACATGGCGGTGAAGAGCTCGATCTCGTCGTCGCGGAACCCCAGCTCGCTCAGCTCCACCGACTCGTTGAGGTTGATGCCGGTGAAGCCCTTCTCGCCAATCCCGCCCTCCTGCACCTCCGGCTCGAGATcgatgatggtggcggcggccgcggcctcctcctcctcctcctcctgctccgccTCCACGCGGGCCCTCCCCTTGAGGGACACGCAcatcttcttcctcgacgtgggGCCACCGGCGcgagcgggggcgggggcgggggcggcggcggtggcggggggaggggagggggtcgGGGCGGAGTTGAAGGGGGTGAAGGGGGCCcacccgtcggcggcggcggcgggggggccGAGCGGGAAGAAGGCCCAGGTGCAGAAGTACATGTCGGTGCCCGGGACgatgggcggcgcggcggggagctcggcggcggagaaggcgcggcggcaggcggcggtcgggcagcggaggcggcgcccggcGTAGTGGCGCGGGTAGGAGTGGACGTAGCAGCAGTGCGGGCACGCCGTCCAgaacgccgcggcggaggcgtcgccggcggcggtggcggaggccaTGGGCGGCGCGGCGTTCGAGGGTTTTTCTCCGGTGGAAACGATGAAGCGGGAGAGTTGGGGGTTTTTGGGGGCAAATCGTAATATAGACGATGTCGCCGAGGAAGGGGGGTCGGTCAACTGGTCAACAATAGTCTTGTGTCTTTTGTGGATTGGCCCCtctctagttttttttattttggattgGGGCTTCTTGGAATTGTGTAGTACACTGCAAGCCAGAGTTAATTGTGCTCTGCAAGCCAAAGTTACTCTCtccgatattttttttcttttatgttgGTTAGTTCAATCTTCAActacacacatttaaagtattaaatatagactaataacaaaacagattacagattccgcctataaattgcgagacgaatttattaagcctaattaatccgtcattagcaaatgtttactgtagcatcacattgtcaaatcatagcttaattaggcttaaacgattcgtctcgcaatttacatgcaaactgtgtaattagttttttttcatccatatttaatactccacgcatgtgtccaaacatttgatgtgacggaatttttagAGGTTTGAAGGAACTAAACACTGTCTGTACTACTGCCTGAGTTTGTTATTTGGGTTGGGAATTCATCCATCGTGCACGTAAAACAAAGCAACTTAttagtacataattaattaagtactggCTATTCTTTCTAAAAATAGATTATTAcgatttttaaacaacttttgtgtatattttttttcgtaAACAACGTATCATTTAATGATTTAATTGTTTAAAAAGTGTGCACGTAAAAAACAAGGAAATTGAGTTGGCAGCTTCAACCAAAGAAAGCCTGTAAAGGTAGTACCACCGTAAAAGATAGTACTACGGCCTTGATCTacttgattaattaaatataaattttacCTTGTTTTTCATTAGCACATTTTTCAAACAGCTAAAAACTGTATTTCgttatatacaagttgctttctaatattaaataaatccattttctcaagtttgtaataattaaaatttaattaatgaTGCATTAATGGCTTTCACGTTTTACGTGTCTATCACTTAATCTTTTTCGTCAGATCCAAAcaacacctcaagcaatagcttcatcccttgtttagttccaaactttttcttcaaacatctaactttttcatcacatcaaaactttcctacacacacaaacttccaacttttccgttacatcgttccaatttcaatcaaacttttaattttatcgtgaactaaacacagagGATTTCTGTTAGGCAAAGTTCATTTTGTCAAATTTCGGATTAGACAGGATGCTCGTTTATAAATAGACAGTAAGAAAAACTGCTCGATCGGATGAGTGAGATAACCTTAAAGGTAATTTTTAAGAGGTTAAAGTTCATTCTTTACTTTTCTTTAAAATCTCTATAAAATTACCTATTTCATAAGAATTTCAAAGGAAAGTATATTACTCAATCGTTTATTTAAAGGTCTTCCTATGAGTATTTCCTATAGAACTTTAAgttttttatgtttttcctaCCAATAAAGGGGCCTTTAGCCTTACTACAATGACTCCATTGTCAAATCTTTGACAACAAACCAAATAAAACTTGAGTATTTTTGCATTGAGCATTTTATGTTGGTGTGGTTGGTTTAGGCATGGAACAACACACGTCCTTGGATCATCATCAACACATGCCCAATATGTTCCTAatcccataattttttttaataatggaatgtaacatcccggccttt
Above is a window of Oryza sativa Japonica Group chromosome 10, ASM3414082v1 DNA encoding:
- the LOC4348500 gene encoding protein GRAVITROPIC IN THE LIGHT 1 isoform X1, encoding MVLPGSKESQNYDSNNQKVHPQPIDENMNQNMGSMDTMIGRIFNNISSLKSAYIQLQEAHTPYDPDKIQAADQLVIEELTKLSELKHAYREKNPKPVAATPQDARLLSEIQEQQNLLKTYEVMVKKFQSQIQTRDTEITHLQQQIDEAKLRKSKLEKKLKQRGLLNKESEESDDEDNYFSIELTPSLFTSAVDNAYQSIHDFSKPLINMMKAAGWDLDAAANAIEPAVVYTRRAHKKYAFESYICQRMFGGFQEESFSVKAANITVSNEAFFHQFLAVRAMDPLDVLSQNPDSVFGKFCRSKYLLLVHPKMEGSFFGNMDQRNYVMSGGHPRTPFYQAFLKLAKSIWLLHRLAYSFDPKVKVFQVKKGSDFSEIHMESVVKNIILDEGAERPKVGLMVMPGFLIGTSVIQSRVYLSGVKSAD
- the LOC107278330 gene encoding uncharacterized protein is translated as MASATAAGDASAAAFWTACPHCCYVHSYPRHYAGRRLRCPTAACRRAFSAAELPAAPPIVPGTDMYFCTWAFFPLGPPAAAADGWAPFTPFNSAPTPSPPPATAAAPAPAPARAGGPTSRKKMCVSLKGRARVEAEQEEEEEEAAAAATIIDLEPEVQEGGIGEKGFTGINLNESVELSELGFRDDEIELFTAMS